AGGGTGTTACTGTTGAGGACTACAGTCATACATTTAAACATATTTGGTGTTATAATgactgttttcagcagcaggaggtgTATGTGAGATTGGCCCAAAACAGGCTAGAATGTAATATAGGAACATCCAGTTAACCAGTGtagttcactgatgtgtttgtaaCAGTTTCTGGACAACACTtgagctctatggcacagagggtTAGGTTATTTCAGACTCTGATTGCGTAGACAGTACTTGTTAGCAGGATcattttttgttggttttgtttttttcatgagatttgttcacaaaaagaaaaaatattgagTATCACCAGACTTGTCATTTAATCCCTGTCTTCCCTGAACAATAGTGAAAAGCCATTTCTGCACAACTACTAGATACTGGTCACAAAGCAGAGAAATGTTAAAGCTGAATTACACATCAGTATGGTGAAGGGTGTGTAATAGGCTACATTACACACccttacaaaaaacaaacatccaatGCTGCTTTTGGATTCaactcaacaacaaaaagagatctcaaacagctttttattacatttttcaaTCAATAACAGTACAATTTAGTACAGTATCTATCTTGCATCCAGCTCACCGTGGAACACCAacagactgaaatgaaatacaaaaagtGAAAAGGTACATAAGGGTGCAGAGCTCTATAATATtaatggaaagagaaaagggaatcCATCTCAGTTGAATTGCATTTTCACTTGTGGCCACACACGAATACATCACATTTATTGTACATCAtcgcagaaaaaaagaaaagtgaaaatatgtcACAACTTTAACAAAAGTGCTTCTGTATACAGTGAAATGTTGTCATTCAGATGCTCTGATTTTCAATTTAAgaccaagagaaaaaaaatgtacaaaagttTTAGTATGGACAGTATGTGAGGATGTTATTGTTCCATTGAGTGTGAAGAtttgaaggagagaaaaggactTTTCAAGGATAGAATTCTCACAATGATTGTTATAATTATTACAAAAATTGGCATCAATAGAACTGGTAAGCATAATTTACACTAAGTATGCAGTCAATATTACATCTTTCTCCATTCTTGCTCACTCTGGTGCATAGCATTACCAGTATTAGTACGTGATGTATGCAGAgtttgagccaaaaaaaaatggcttcTATTAAGTTCAATCAATAGGTTACTCTCCttttcagaaacaaaagaaaatctagGATTTTTGCACCATTGAAAGCAAGTCTACAGCATGCACATCTAAATTAACTCATGGCAGACAAAATTAAATGTCTTAACTTAAAACATCAGACCATTATTTTCAGACATTGATTTGTACATTTCATTCACAGAGTTGCAACTGCAGTCCCAAGCAAAGGAAGTGTCTATTTAGTCAGGTGAGGTGTTTCACTCAAAGTGGATACTAAACACAATCCCCAATCCATATAATAAAATCCAGCCATGCCCCAATTATCTCAGCTCCTACCTTGCTACCCCACCCCTTCCCACCCAAAGTTAAAGGCATGTACAAGAATTAAGGGGGTTAACTGGATAAGTTACTCGTAATAACTCCTTTTGTACTGGAATGAGCATTCATAACTTATAGCATGTGCTTGGTTAGTTAACATAGTATTAGTTGAGAGGCAAAGCTTCTTCATGTGCAAAAGGCtgtgatgaaacaaaaacagctagTATATAAATACATCATGGACATTTTGAAAGCTGCTCGTGTAATATGATCCAAGCTTTTACTTCTGCATgttttctctcatctgtcttATATGATTTAACTGGATTAGAAAGAGAAGCTGTAATTCAAACATATCTAAAACCACTAAAGAAGTATGACAAAAAGAAAGCCATCAAGAATAACAAACCATCAGAACagaattcttaaaaaaaaaaaaaaaaaaaagttaaataatttGTACAATTACACTCCAACATTTGCTTTCAAGACGCACACATTTGCATGGGATGAtagtgttgttttctctttcaagGTAACATAAAATGGTCCAAGAAGGAATGCACAAGTTTCTGATTTGATACCACAGGAGATCCTTTCTTAACTAGGTGATAAACAATTGTGCTCTTCTTTGTGTAGGAAAGGCATTGGTTTCCCTTCGTTTTTGTGGTGTCCAAGTCAGTTTAAACAGTGTTGAAGAAGATGCTGTGAACATTCTGAAGTTGTAATGGTCTTCCAGTCAACTTTGGAGTTAAAAGAACATCtgggaaacaaagacaaatgaaatTTAGAATTTAACTAATCTAACCTGATCTACAATTTAGCTAATTTAACCTTCTGTCAAGCATAAACTTCAGACCTAATGGGCGAAGATCTGACAAAAAGCTTTCTAATCACACAGATTGACACAAGAATACAGGAGGATGCTTGTGTTCATTATATGTACATATCCAACAAGCTGCAGAGCAAGCTTACAGTTTTTTGGCCTTTTGGAAAGCCTGCAAAATCGAATATTTCAATTTATCGCTAACCCTAAGAATTCAGTGTAATGAAAAATGTTGATATCAACAACCTTACGCCATTGTTAAAACCGTAATCATACAGTTTTTTACAGCGGGACATTTCTTTCCACTGTTCTTAGGGCAGCAACGTCATTACAGCAACTAAATTCAACTCATTAAAAAGTACTGTTAAGTTCGATATGATTAAATGGCTGAAAATGTCTGAGGTGCGCTCATTGACCACTGTAATACAATAAGAGTAAATCCACCAGATGGATTTCTCTGTACAACCTGTATGtcctgtatgaaaaaaaaaaccattaagCTTCAACGAATGCTAGAAGCAGTTGCAGTAGCCCTGACATTTATCTAGAGCTTACTGTAAATGTAGGGGCAAGAATGTTTTGTTGATCACACAAGTCAAAAGAAAATGCCAGGATCCATTCAAGCTAAAAGGCGTCTCAAATATGCAGACCAGCAAAAGActtagaaacagaaagacatttcactgaatccCCAAATCTCATAAACCTGTAAGGCAACAAAAGTAGCGCAATCAGCACATCACCTTCCACTCCAGCCAGGCAAAAGATGAGGCTATGGCAGACGTGTGCAACTACAGGTTTTACTAGGAATAGCTTTAAGTACAAATGTaggaaaatgtgaaacaattaaaaaaacaaaaaacaaaagaaaaaaaacaaaacaaaaacaaaagaagaaccTTCAGGCTTCAATTCCAGATCTTCAGAAAACTGTCCCAGGATCCCGTTGCAACTGCCATGCCATCATCAGTGACTCCCAGGCAACTAACACGGTTGTCATGTCCAGCCAACACACCTAGAAAGGTAACAATTGTAACTTAGTCTACAGGGCAACAAACAAGTCAACAAGTAAATagtctttgttgtttgtatgtCTAATTATGAAATGAAGATCAAGTATTTTTGGACTAAGAAGAAAACAGGGCTGCTATCTGAGATCATGCCTCAATTACTAACCAGCACGGTCGGCTTTTAGTGTGTCCCACACATTACAGTTGAAGTCATCATATCCTGCCAGAAGAAGGCGGCCACTCTTTGAGAATGCGACAGAGGTGATGCCACATATGATATTGTCATGAGAGTAGATCATTAATTCCTGATCAGCACGCAGATCGAACAGCCTGCAGGTGGCATCATCGGAGCCCGTGGCAAAGGCATTGCCATTAGGGAAGAACTAAAAATTATAAAAGAGAAATTATTAATGAGCAacagagaaatatttttaaaattacattccAAAGTGCAATTTCAACTAATAAAATGCTCAAATACAGTTTTGAATTTGGTGAATAACTTACACAGATGGCATTGATGTCAGACTCATGGCCAGTAAATGTCTGTCTGCACATGCCCTCTCGAACATCCCAGAGTTTAGCAGAGGCATCACAAGCACCAGAGACGAATAATCGCGAGTCAGGAGCCAGTGACAGGCTCATGACATCACCTGTGTGTCCAGCAAATGTGGTTGTCTGCTGGCCAGTCTCAATGTCCCAAAGTGCACTGTTAAATAAAATGCACGATTAAAATAGCTGTTTGAGATTTCTCCAACTTATGCACATAAATGCTTTTTTAATAATTAACCCAACAATGCCACTATACTTGGGCAATCCTTATACTTACCAAGTGGTATCCCCAGAGCTTGTAACAATCTGGTTGTCATCAAGGAAGCGACAACAGGACAGGTATCCTGATAATCACAGAATTGAGAAGTTTATTAATATGGAATTGCATGTCAGATATCTAACTGGAAGTAGATTAATATCTAGTAGTGCAGGTTTAACTACCAAATTTGCACAATTAACCTAAATTAGCAAATTCCTTTTAGATGTTTTTACAGGCAACTTCACAGAATCTGGAGTACAGTGCAAGCCATTTTTGCTGACTATGAAGTGATAACCTAAAACGCCTTTTTTAAGTCAGTTGTGCTTAAAAAACAGATATCACAGCTGgcgggaaaaaaaaggaaaaccgTGTACATCATATACCTGTATGTCCAGCAAGCTCACGGCTCACACGTACATTCCCCTCGCGTGTTTTCAGGTTGTAAATGGAGCAGATGTTGTCTAAGCCACCACAGGCCACATAATTTCCTGAAGGTGCATACGCGCAAGTCATGACCCAGGAAGATCGAAGTGGAATGGCATGAACCTATATAACAagaggtgaaaacaaacaaacatttacatttgtttacttAGTTCAGCACTGTTATTTTGACACCCACTGCTCTTGTGCACCTATCCCAAAATCAGAGCGACATCCAGGCCGTATCATCAAGTTAAGCTAAGTAGCAAAAGCAAGTGACatgagaacagaaaacagaataaagCACTTAAGCATTAGGCAACATCCTGTATAATCATGCCCATATCATTTCCATTTTGACTGAAACATAATAGAATATATCAGTCAATCAGCTACTACTTACTGGCACTCACAGCAAAATGTggaagcttcatttaacaaaagcagaaattagCAATGGTTTTATTTGTGAGCACCTACACACATTAAGATATCCCATATACAATTCTGGCCTCAATCTGGCCTGCAATCTTCTCAGTGGGTCTAGCGATACATTGGAAGAATGACCCTTTAATCTTTTAATTCCCAGTTGGACTTACTGCCTGCTCTGTCAAGTTCAAtgtaaatgcttttttcttGTAACACCACAAAAGCTTCTTCAATATTCTACAACTTGACAGCAGCATCAATctctatttttttaattttctgtctgtggtggAGAAAGCCACATTCCCTATCAGGCACACAAACTGCGCACCACTTCCACCCATCCCACATCAGCCCTTAGGCAAAGGCGACaaatgcctctctctctcagctgatAACCAACCCTTTTGAATGTACTCCAAATGAATGTAGCATGGGCAGAGTTAGTATCCCTCCTCCTAATTCTAGTATAACCTTAGGAGTAGAGAATAGGTACATGTCACAAAATACAGAGCAgcaagaaaaatatggaaatcttaaaaaaaaaaaaaaaagtgtcagaaaGTGCTTCAAGTTTAAAAACTGCCACTATTACTTTATTTGCATGTAGATGGTAACCCTGACATGCCTTTATCTGCAAGTCTAAGATGCTGCTGTTATTACGTTAATTTCCAATTAGACACTTGCTGATTCAACCACCGGTGCAATAAACCCCTTCCAAAAACATGACTCACCTTATTTGTGGTATAGCTGTCCCAAATGATTAGTTTGCCATCTTGAGAGGCACTGACCAAGAGCCTACAAAAATGAGAACAGCAATATAACCACCATCACCATAACAATTGGAGTTGTCACACAAAGTCTATTTTTTGTCTAAAACCATAAGCCAAATCCTCAGGAAAAGGGACTGCAGGCAGAAGATGCCTGCCAAACTACTGAAAAACATAATGTAATAATTTGATATTAGCATAACAGCATCAGTGTAACAGCTCTTACATTTAGGCACAGCGTACCTTTTGCACTTTGCTCGACATTTGACATGA
This region of Toxotes jaculatrix isolate fToxJac2 chromosome 3, fToxJac2.pri, whole genome shotgun sequence genomic DNA includes:
- the gnb1b gene encoding guanine nucleotide binding protein (G protein), beta polypeptide 1b, which produces MSELDQLRQEAEQLKNQIRDARKACADATLSQITANIDPVGRIQMRTRRTLRGHLAKIYAMHWGTDSRLLVSASQDGKLIIWDSYTTNKVHAIPLRSSWVMTCAYAPSGNYVACGGLDNICSIYNLKTREGNVRVSRELAGHTGYLSCCRFLDDNQIVTSSGDTTCALWDIETGQQTTTFAGHTGDVMSLSLAPDSRLFVSGACDASAKLWDVREGMCRQTFTGHESDINAICFFPNGNAFATGSDDATCRLFDLRADQELMIYSHDNIICGITSVAFSKSGRLLLAGYDDFNCNVWDTLKADRAGVLAGHDNRVSCLGVTDDGMAVATGSWDSFLKIWN